Proteins encoded in a region of the Sander lucioperca isolate FBNREF2018 chromosome 4, SLUC_FBN_1.2, whole genome shotgun sequence genome:
- the LOC116039613 gene encoding mucin-17 isoform X8, translating to MSTDDFQTKYSSVMEGMLKGAIAETTKLFETMVDDLKAEISKIKKENEDLKTKCSQFENERNQPTVDTRESEPPPGPSDGSEKRDRAVQCDLAPVRTVLVEQCQPLRHSSLQNQEQQCRYEEIEYYSLQDHNYGEPNTQRPFILVKQEVCVKQEHTYDDSPMQSVLVQEKVEPTDDAGSPWASACGAENEGPRIKEVCSIGEMPLHLKDEEDQVALELPCLGMDSEGAQYQSSGLEHSLVTSLAAIKDNMEEESQVSQKISETHGEPIPLEKRPLEVAQHQPEVEPLEKEQPSVVPQLCQRAKDKTSVNRQADVALQPYADVQSTNERLAQPTQLKKGEACGELKSGVAVGESSPQPELPVRRRRGRPPKKAKCLNQPVKEVGSPPVSLESSSRRSYLSRRCSSTNEKPSESQQPSVEIKEQAVQAPSTEGQPRGRCSSVTLQDALLLVEAMNQSTVENTFSSPQIMAAPPQTQCSPSIGTLQTVDEVPAEPQTPPCPDETHEVAGNLPITEVSTTTVDEVPAEPQTPPFPVATHEAAGNLVVTEASTTTQSTIEKLGAAPAAEDATLTNKAQTHIKAVIPKQQHTVTPSNATTSSMPSSTAAVHTRMQSHQQHPPLPLITSVAASKQGKAVSHKITAMPKSVSSLIPHKIAALFPTQLPIVLSTSLPHSTTAGLPLRRLSLASDPQKTTHPMSSKMLPVVPSQSTATSTDPQSGTLPQPKITIVIPRQMSAVASKKHQSQSIVLTTKQDSAKSSAPVTVSLSQLSSPSSQELSISADTQSASDKVGTKLDGMLNLESPKQIDAGSETINALTETRSSLNKSVGLLPAEPTTFEKKLTAVVRLTRLPFPVSPKEAVLVSRLLTDGSSKTQSKKDTTQKKPSSVVISTQPAKALALSTDICPNVKETSVTLSANTSEMSEKPNDIQKKAPLSSNDTILEESSDSAYVQPSTPSNVSATVLKNSTIAINTTEPPAVSGTAGEPTFNIDEEILEDCALPTDPPVEEKESSPVIRLISITTKETPEPQLQMTQAQFLAQLRVSPVMQEPKQASSDDHVDPTSSSDKKRLQRKGIVAKLRSHFKPHLQARRTITNPEPHRELETHTVNNKKRRLEKDSPNVKNTSRESIRLSSKNSGAVEDVTTPEKTTNDSASISPRRSGLSRAGVGPKRTGREPISVSSRRYKATRKPTRVSPRRSSSIEESANSKNTKSTLLRPRRSSLIQESASSKITKSTSVSPRRSSSNKESASSEKTKSTYVSPRRSSSIKESTSSEKTQSTSVSPRRSSSIKAKASSEKTKSTSVSPRRSSSIKEKASSEKTKSTSVSPRRSSSIEESVKTTSVILKRCEIGTTPKLPTNGTNVFCRRKCTLTKDGSSSQRGKREANSFSPRYSMTTNDASTKNKKSDTGSPSVRWPKLVKGGFSPGRTGESTPAKKPRLIEDGPGPQKNLRVANAKKLAKAAKAKTIAKMKNASQSQLQNGAETNLSAENRASCETVKKIKVKGVWIPPKMTVIDTPPAEKKKEAGSQDQTLVSPPSVSRFPMPVRAPPIVSPLQPLSVIGRRLLKNQCGECGRVLSSVAALESHVSLHKGRRPFSCTLCGKNFPDSKCLKRHGRVHRNGRIHICQKCGKGFVYSFGLTKHLQMVHSKIKPFICQICNKGFLTKRDVEAHIRIHTGEKPFHCDLCGRTFTRRVELNVHLRWHNGEKRHWCPYCGKGFLDFNNLKRHKYTHTGEKPHACPHCPKHFSQSGHVKKHVKNVHKIQ from the exons ACCTGGCTCCTGTCCGCACGGTGCTGGTGGAGCAATGTCAACCATTGAGGCACTCATCATTGCAAAATCAAGAGCAACAATGCCGTTATGAGGAGATAGAGTACTACAGTTTGCAGGACCACAACTACGGAGAGCCGAATACTCAAAGGCCCTTTATACTTGTCAAACAAGAAGTGTGTGTTAAACAAGAG CACACTTATGATGATTCTCCTATGCAGTCTGTCCTGGTGCAGGAGAAAGTTGAGCCCACTGATGACGCAG GTTCACCGTGGGCCTCTGCTTGTGGAGCTGAGAATGAAGGGCCTCGCATTAAGGAGGTGTGTTCAATTGGAGAAATGCCGTTACATCTAAAAGATGAAGAGGACCAAGTGGCCCTCGAATTACCCTGTTTGGGAATGGATAGCGAAGGAGCCCAGTACCAATCGTCTGGATTAGAGCATTCACTAGTCACCTCACTCGCTGCAATAAAAGACAATATGGAAGAAGAGTCTCAAGTCAGTCAGAAGATATCAGAAACACATGGAGAACCCATTCCATTGGAAAAACGCCCATTGGAGGTTGCTCAGCATCAACCAGAGGTTGAACCTCTTGAAAAAGAGCAACCATCAGTGGTCCCCCAACTGTGTCAAAGAGCGAAAGACAAAACATCAGTTAATAGACAGGCTGATGTTGCTCTGCAACCATATGCAGATGTGCAATCTACAAACGAACGGTTGGCACAAcctacacaactcaaaaaagGAGAAGCATGTGGAGAATTAAAAAGTGGTGTGGCAGTTGGTGAGTCAAGTCCCCAGCCTGAGTTGCCTGTACGACGTAGAAGAGGGCGGCCACCAAAGAAAGCCAAATGTCTGAATCAGCCTGTGAAAGAAGTTGGTTCTCCGCCTGTTTCACTAGAATCGTCAAGTAGAAGAAGTTATTTAAGTAGAAGATGTTCCTCTACAAATGAAAAACCATCCGAATCTCAACAACCTTCCGTGGAAATTAAAGAACAGGCAGTTCAGGCTCCATCCACTGAGGGTCAGCCCAGAGGACGCTGCAGCTCTGTAACTCTTCAGGATGCACTGCTATTAGTTGAAGCCATGAATCAGTCAACGGTAGAAAATACATTCTCCTCTCCACAAATAATGGCAGCCCCACCTCAAACCCAGTGTTCCCCCAGTATTGGTACCTTACAAACTGTGGATGAGGTCCCAGCTGAGCCACAGACACCGCCATGTCCTGATGAAACTCATGAAGTTGCAGGCAATCTGCCAATAACAGAGGTGTCCACAACGACAGTGGATGAGGTCCCAGCTGAGCCACAGACACCACCGTTTCCTGTTGCAACTCATGAAGCTGCAGGGAATTTGGTCGTAACAGAGGCGTCCACGACAACACAATCGACAATAGAGAAACTTGGTGCTGCTCCCGCTGCTGAAGATGCTACCCTAACCAATAAAGCTCAGACCCACATCAAGGCTGTCataccaaaacaacaacatacgGTCACTCCATCCAATGCTACTACATCTTCAATGCCCTCATCAACTGCTGCTGTTCATACACGTATGCAGTCACATCAGCAGCACCCTCCCCTTCCTCTGATTACATCGGTAGCAGCCAGCAAACAGGGTAAGGCAGTGTCTCATAAAATAACTGCCATGCCAAAATCAGTATCCTCATTAATACCTCATAAAATAGCAGCACTGTTTCCAACCCAGCTTCCTATTGTTTTGTCAACTTCACTTCCGCACTCCACGACTGCAGGTCTGCCTCTCAGAAGACTTTCCCTAGCCTCTGATCCTCAGAAAACAACACACCCTATGTCCAGTAAAATGCTTCCTGTTGTCCCTTCACAGTCGACCGCCACCTCAACAGACCCACAGTCAGGAACTCTACCACAACCAAAAATAACAATTGTAATTCCGAGACAGATGTCAGCTGTGGCGTCAAAGAAACACCAGTCACAGAGCATTGTTCTGACAACCAAGCAGGACTCAGCCAAATCATCTGCTCCTGTTACAGTGTCATTGTCACAGTTGTCATCTCCTTCATCACAGGAGTTAAGCATTTCTGCGGACACACAAAGCGCTTCAGATAAAGTGGGCACAAAACTGGACGGAATGCTCAACTTGGAATCTCCCAAACAAATTGACGCTGGTTCTGAAACAATAAATGCACTTACAGAAACCCGTTCTAGTTTAAACAAGTCAGTGGGGCTATTGCCAGCTGAACCCACGACTTTTGAGAAAAAACTCACTGCCGTGGTCCGATTAACCAGGCTCCCATTTCCAGTATCACCCAAAGAAGCAGTTTTAGTCTCAAGACTGCTTACGGATGGGTCTTCTAAAACCCAAAGCAAAAAAGATACCACACAAAAGAAACCATCATCTGTGGTCATATCAACACAGCCAGCAAAGGCACTTGCATTATCCACTGATATTTGTCCCAATGTAAAAGAAACTTCCGTTACTCTGTCTGCAAATACCTCTGAGATGTCAGAGAAGCCAAATGATATTCAAAAGAAGGCACCCTTGTCCTCAAACGACACCATTTTGGAAGAGTCATCCGACAGCGCGTATGTGCAGCCATCTACACCATCCAACGTGTCTGCAACCGTTTTAAAGAACTCAACTATAGCCATCAACACGACGGAGCCTCCAGCTGTATCTGGTACAGCTGGCGAACCTACTTTTAATATtgatgaggaaatattagaagACTGTGCATTACCTACTGACCCACCTGTAGAAGAGAAAGAATCATCTCCAGTTATACGTCTTATCTCCATCACCACCAAGGAAACGCCTGAGCCTCAATTACAAATGACTCAAGCCCAGTTCCTGGCACAGCTGAGAGTGTCGCCTGTTATGCAAGaaccaaaacag GCCTCCTCTGATGACCATGTAGATCCCACCAGCTCCAGTGACAAAAAAAGGTTACAAAGAAAAGGCATTGTAGCCAAACTCCGAAGTCATTTCAAACCTCACTTGCAAGCAAGAAGAACAATAACGAATCCAGAACCACACAGAGAATTGGAGACCCACACTGTAAACAACAAGAAACGGAGATTGGAAAAAGACAGTCCaaatgttaaaaacacatcTAGAGAATCTATTCGCCTCAGTTcaaaaaactcaggagcagttGAAGATGTTACAACTCCAGAAAAGACAACGAATGATTCCGCTTCTATTAGTCCTAGGAGATCTGGACTATCTAGAGCAGGTGTTGGACCCAAGAGGACTGGTAGAGAACCAATTTCTGTCAGTTCTAGGAGGTATAAGGCTACTAGAAAACCCACTCGTGTGAGTCCCAGGAGGTCTAGCTCAATAGAAGAAAGTGCTAACTCTAAAAACACCAAGTCCACTTTGTTGAGACCTAGGAGATCTAGCTTAATTCAAGAAAGTGCTAGCTCTAAAATCACCAAATCCACTTCGGTGAGTCCAAGGAGGTCTAGCTCAAACAAAGAAAGTGCTAGTTCTGAAAAGACAAAATCCACTTATGTGAGTCCTAGAAGGTCTAGCTCCATAAAAGAAAGTACTAGCTCTGAAAAGACACAATCCACTTCTGTGAGTCCAAGGAGGTCTAGCTCAATTAAGGCAAAAGCTAGCTCTGAAAAGACTAAATCCACTTCGGTGAGTCCTAGAAGGTCTAGCTCAATTAAGGAAAAAGCTAGCTCTGAAAAGACAAAATCCACTTCGGTGAGTCCTAGGAG GTCTAGCTCAATTGAGGAAAGTGTTAAAACCACTTCTGTGATCCTTAAGAGGTGTGAAATTGGTACTACCCCTAAATTGCCTACCAATGGAACAAATGTATTCTGCCGTAGGAAGTGTACCCTCACTAAAGATGGTTCTAGCAGTCAACGGGGCAAAAGGGAGGCTAATTCTTTCAGTCCTAGGTATAGCATGACTACAAATGATGCTAGTACCAAAAACAAGAAGAGCGATACCGGTTCCCCAAGTGTTAGGTGGCCTAAACTGGTGAAAGGTGGTTTCAGTCCTGGTAGGACAGGGGAATCCACTCCTGCTAAGAAACCCAGATTAATTGAAGATGGTCCTGGTCCTCAAAAGAATTTAAGAGTGGCGAATGCTAAGAAGTTGGCTAAAGCAGCAAAAGCCAAAACCAtagcaaaaatgaaaaatgctaGTCAATCGCAATTGCAGAATGGAGCTGAAACAAACCTGTCAGCAGAGAACCGTGCTAGCTGCGAGACtgtgaaaaaaattaaagttaAAGGTGTGTGGATTCCTCCGAAAATGACAGTCATTGATACGCCTccggcagaaaaaaagaaagaggcagGATCCCAGGATCAGACATTAGTTTCCCCCCCAAGTGTTTCTCGCTTCCCTATGCCTGTCAGAGCACCACCTATTGTATCACCGTTACAGCCTTTATCAGTCATTGGTAGACGTCTGCTCAAGAACCAGTGTGGGGAGTGCGGACGTGTCCTCAGCAGCGTTGCCGCCCTGGAAAGCCACGTCAGTCTCCACAAAGGTCGTCGGCCTTTCTCATGCACGCTCTGTGGGAAGAACTTCCCAGACTCAAAATGTCTTAAACGGCATGGCCGGGTGCACCGCAATGGTAGGATCCATATCTGTCAGAAGTGCGGGAAGGGCTTTGTCTACAGTTTTGGCCTCACCAAACACCTCCAGATGGTGCACAGCAAGATTAAACCTTTCATCTGCCAGATCTGCAACAAGGGTTTCCTCACAAAACGAGATGTGGAAGCCCACATACGAATCCACACTGGAGAGAAACCATTCCATTGTGACCTCTGTGGAAGGACATTTACAAGGAGGGTAGAACTCAACGTGCATTTAAGGTGGCATAATGGAGAGAAGAGGCACTGGTGCCCATACTGTGGGAAAGGATTTTTAGACTTTAATAACCTGAAAAGGCACAAATATACCCACACGGGGGAGAAACCACATGCCTGCCCACACTGCCCCAAGCACTTCTCGCAGTCAGGCCACGTGAAAAAGCATGttaaaaatgtacataaaatCCAATGA
- the LOC116039613 gene encoding mucin-17 isoform X7, with product MSTDDFQTKYSSVMEGMLKGAIAETTKLFETMVDDLKAEISKIKKENEDLKTKCSQFENERNQPTVDTRESEPPPGPSDGSEKRDRAVQCDLAPVRTVLVEQCQPLRHSSLQNQEQQCRYEEIEYYSLQDHNYGEPNTQRPFILVKQEVCVKQEHTYDDSPMQSVLVQEKVEPTDDAGSPWASACGAENEGPRIKEVCSIGEMPLHLKDEEDQVALELPCLGMDSEGAQYQSSGLEHSLVTSLAAIKDNMEEESQVSQKISETHGEPIPLEKRPLEVAQHQPEVEPLEKEQPSVVPQLCQRAKDKTSVNRQADVALQPYADVQSTNERLAQPTQLKKGEACGELKSGVAVGESSPQPELPVRRRRGRPPKKAKCLNQPVKEVGSPPVSLESSSRRSYLSRRCSSTNEKPSESQQPSVEIKEQAVQAPSTEGQPRGRCSSVTLQDALLLVEAMNQSTVENTFSSPQIMAAPPQTQCSPSIGTLQTVDEVPAEPQTPPCPDETHEVAGNLPITEVSTTTVDEVPAEPQTPPFPVATHEAAGNLVVTEASTTTQSTIEKLGAAPAAEDATLTNKAQTHIKAVIPKQQHTVTPSNATTSSMPSSTAAVHTRMQSHQQHPPLPLITSVAASKQGKAVSHKITAMPKSVSSLIPHKIAALFPTQLPIVLSTSLPHSTTAGLPLRRLSLASDPQKTTHPMSSKMLPVVPSQSTATSTDPQSGTLPQPKITIVIPRQMSAVASKKHQSQSIVLTTKQDSAKSSAPVTVSLSQLSSPSSQELSISADTQSASDKVGTKLDGMLNLESPKQIDAGSETINALTETRSSLNKSVGLLPAEPTTFEKKLTAVVRLTRLPFPVSPKEAVLVSRLLTDGSSKTQSKKDTTQKKPSSVVISTQPAKALALSTDICPNVKETSVTLSANTSEMSEKPNDIQKKAPLSSNDTILEESSDSAYVQPSTPSNVSATVLKNSTIAINTTEPPAVSGTAGEPTFNIDEEILEDCALPTDPPVEEKESSPVIRLISITTKETPEPQLQMTQAQFLAQLRVSPVMQEPKQASSDDHVDPTSSSDKKRLQRKGIVAKLRSHFKPHLQARRTITNPEPHRELETHTVNNKKRRLEKDSPNVKNTSRESIRLSSKNSGAVEDVTTPEKTTNDSASISPRRSGLSRAGVGPKRTGREPISVSSRRYKATRKPTRVSPRRSSSIEESANSKNTKSTLLRPRRSSLIQESASSKITKSTSVSPRRSSSNKESASSEKTKSTYVSPRRSSSIKESTSSEKTQSTSVSPRRSSSIKAKASSEKTKSTSVSPRRSSSIKEKASSEKTKSTSVSPRRSSSSEKSASSEKTKSTPVSPRRSSLIQENASSKNTKPTSVSPRRSSSIEESVKTTSVILKRCEIGTTPKLPTNGTNVFCRRKCTLTKDGSSSQRGKREANSFSPRYSMTTNDASTKNKKSDTGSPSVRWPKLVKGGFSPGRTGESTPAKKPRLIEDGPGPQKNLRVANAKKLAKAAKAKTIAKMKNASQSQLQNGAETNLSAENRASCETVKKIKVKGVWIPPKMTVIDTPPAEKKKEAGSQDQTLVSPPSVSRFPMPVRAPPIVSPLQPLSVIGRRLLKNQCGECGRVLSSVAALESHVSLHKGRRPFSCTLCGKNFPDSKCLKRHGRVHRNGRIHICQKCGKGFVYSFGLTKHLQMVHSKIKPFICQICNKGFLTKRDVEAHIRIHTGEKPFHCDLCGRTFTRRVELNVHLRWHNGEKRHWCPYCGKGFLDFNNLKRHKYTHTGEKPHACPHCPKHFSQSGHVKKHVKNVHKIQ from the exons ACCTGGCTCCTGTCCGCACGGTGCTGGTGGAGCAATGTCAACCATTGAGGCACTCATCATTGCAAAATCAAGAGCAACAATGCCGTTATGAGGAGATAGAGTACTACAGTTTGCAGGACCACAACTACGGAGAGCCGAATACTCAAAGGCCCTTTATACTTGTCAAACAAGAAGTGTGTGTTAAACAAGAG CACACTTATGATGATTCTCCTATGCAGTCTGTCCTGGTGCAGGAGAAAGTTGAGCCCACTGATGACGCAG GTTCACCGTGGGCCTCTGCTTGTGGAGCTGAGAATGAAGGGCCTCGCATTAAGGAGGTGTGTTCAATTGGAGAAATGCCGTTACATCTAAAAGATGAAGAGGACCAAGTGGCCCTCGAATTACCCTGTTTGGGAATGGATAGCGAAGGAGCCCAGTACCAATCGTCTGGATTAGAGCATTCACTAGTCACCTCACTCGCTGCAATAAAAGACAATATGGAAGAAGAGTCTCAAGTCAGTCAGAAGATATCAGAAACACATGGAGAACCCATTCCATTGGAAAAACGCCCATTGGAGGTTGCTCAGCATCAACCAGAGGTTGAACCTCTTGAAAAAGAGCAACCATCAGTGGTCCCCCAACTGTGTCAAAGAGCGAAAGACAAAACATCAGTTAATAGACAGGCTGATGTTGCTCTGCAACCATATGCAGATGTGCAATCTACAAACGAACGGTTGGCACAAcctacacaactcaaaaaagGAGAAGCATGTGGAGAATTAAAAAGTGGTGTGGCAGTTGGTGAGTCAAGTCCCCAGCCTGAGTTGCCTGTACGACGTAGAAGAGGGCGGCCACCAAAGAAAGCCAAATGTCTGAATCAGCCTGTGAAAGAAGTTGGTTCTCCGCCTGTTTCACTAGAATCGTCAAGTAGAAGAAGTTATTTAAGTAGAAGATGTTCCTCTACAAATGAAAAACCATCCGAATCTCAACAACCTTCCGTGGAAATTAAAGAACAGGCAGTTCAGGCTCCATCCACTGAGGGTCAGCCCAGAGGACGCTGCAGCTCTGTAACTCTTCAGGATGCACTGCTATTAGTTGAAGCCATGAATCAGTCAACGGTAGAAAATACATTCTCCTCTCCACAAATAATGGCAGCCCCACCTCAAACCCAGTGTTCCCCCAGTATTGGTACCTTACAAACTGTGGATGAGGTCCCAGCTGAGCCACAGACACCGCCATGTCCTGATGAAACTCATGAAGTTGCAGGCAATCTGCCAATAACAGAGGTGTCCACAACGACAGTGGATGAGGTCCCAGCTGAGCCACAGACACCACCGTTTCCTGTTGCAACTCATGAAGCTGCAGGGAATTTGGTCGTAACAGAGGCGTCCACGACAACACAATCGACAATAGAGAAACTTGGTGCTGCTCCCGCTGCTGAAGATGCTACCCTAACCAATAAAGCTCAGACCCACATCAAGGCTGTCataccaaaacaacaacatacgGTCACTCCATCCAATGCTACTACATCTTCAATGCCCTCATCAACTGCTGCTGTTCATACACGTATGCAGTCACATCAGCAGCACCCTCCCCTTCCTCTGATTACATCGGTAGCAGCCAGCAAACAGGGTAAGGCAGTGTCTCATAAAATAACTGCCATGCCAAAATCAGTATCCTCATTAATACCTCATAAAATAGCAGCACTGTTTCCAACCCAGCTTCCTATTGTTTTGTCAACTTCACTTCCGCACTCCACGACTGCAGGTCTGCCTCTCAGAAGACTTTCCCTAGCCTCTGATCCTCAGAAAACAACACACCCTATGTCCAGTAAAATGCTTCCTGTTGTCCCTTCACAGTCGACCGCCACCTCAACAGACCCACAGTCAGGAACTCTACCACAACCAAAAATAACAATTGTAATTCCGAGACAGATGTCAGCTGTGGCGTCAAAGAAACACCAGTCACAGAGCATTGTTCTGACAACCAAGCAGGACTCAGCCAAATCATCTGCTCCTGTTACAGTGTCATTGTCACAGTTGTCATCTCCTTCATCACAGGAGTTAAGCATTTCTGCGGACACACAAAGCGCTTCAGATAAAGTGGGCACAAAACTGGACGGAATGCTCAACTTGGAATCTCCCAAACAAATTGACGCTGGTTCTGAAACAATAAATGCACTTACAGAAACCCGTTCTAGTTTAAACAAGTCAGTGGGGCTATTGCCAGCTGAACCCACGACTTTTGAGAAAAAACTCACTGCCGTGGTCCGATTAACCAGGCTCCCATTTCCAGTATCACCCAAAGAAGCAGTTTTAGTCTCAAGACTGCTTACGGATGGGTCTTCTAAAACCCAAAGCAAAAAAGATACCACACAAAAGAAACCATCATCTGTGGTCATATCAACACAGCCAGCAAAGGCACTTGCATTATCCACTGATATTTGTCCCAATGTAAAAGAAACTTCCGTTACTCTGTCTGCAAATACCTCTGAGATGTCAGAGAAGCCAAATGATATTCAAAAGAAGGCACCCTTGTCCTCAAACGACACCATTTTGGAAGAGTCATCCGACAGCGCGTATGTGCAGCCATCTACACCATCCAACGTGTCTGCAACCGTTTTAAAGAACTCAACTATAGCCATCAACACGACGGAGCCTCCAGCTGTATCTGGTACAGCTGGCGAACCTACTTTTAATATtgatgaggaaatattagaagACTGTGCATTACCTACTGACCCACCTGTAGAAGAGAAAGAATCATCTCCAGTTATACGTCTTATCTCCATCACCACCAAGGAAACGCCTGAGCCTCAATTACAAATGACTCAAGCCCAGTTCCTGGCACAGCTGAGAGTGTCGCCTGTTATGCAAGaaccaaaacag GCCTCCTCTGATGACCATGTAGATCCCACCAGCTCCAGTGACAAAAAAAGGTTACAAAGAAAAGGCATTGTAGCCAAACTCCGAAGTCATTTCAAACCTCACTTGCAAGCAAGAAGAACAATAACGAATCCAGAACCACACAGAGAATTGGAGACCCACACTGTAAACAACAAGAAACGGAGATTGGAAAAAGACAGTCCaaatgttaaaaacacatcTAGAGAATCTATTCGCCTCAGTTcaaaaaactcaggagcagttGAAGATGTTACAACTCCAGAAAAGACAACGAATGATTCCGCTTCTATTAGTCCTAGGAGATCTGGACTATCTAGAGCAGGTGTTGGACCCAAGAGGACTGGTAGAGAACCAATTTCTGTCAGTTCTAGGAGGTATAAGGCTACTAGAAAACCCACTCGTGTGAGTCCCAGGAGGTCTAGCTCAATAGAAGAAAGTGCTAACTCTAAAAACACCAAGTCCACTTTGTTGAGACCTAGGAGATCTAGCTTAATTCAAGAAAGTGCTAGCTCTAAAATCACCAAATCCACTTCGGTGAGTCCAAGGAGGTCTAGCTCAAACAAAGAAAGTGCTAGTTCTGAAAAGACAAAATCCACTTATGTGAGTCCTAGAAGGTCTAGCTCCATAAAAGAAAGTACTAGCTCTGAAAAGACACAATCCACTTCTGTGAGTCCAAGGAGGTCTAGCTCAATTAAGGCAAAAGCTAGCTCTGAAAAGACTAAATCCACTTCGGTGAGTCCTAGAAGGTCTAGCTCAATTAAGGAAAAAGCTAGCTCTGAAAAGACAAAATCCACTTCGGTGAGTCCTAGGAG GTCTAGCTCAAGTGAAAAAAGTGCTAGCTCTGAAAAGACTAAATCCACTCCTGTGAGTCCTAGGAGGTCTAGCTTAATTCAAGAAAATGCTAGCTCTAAAAACACCAAACCCACATCAGTGAGTCCTAGGAGGTCTAGCTCAATTGAGGAAAGTGTTAAAACCACTTCTGTGATCCTTAAGAGGTGTGAAATTGGTACTACCCCTAAATTGCCTACCAATGGAACAAATGTATTCTGCCGTAGGAAGTGTACCCTCACTAAAGATGGTTCTAGCAGTCAACGGGGCAAAAGGGAGGCTAATTCTTTCAGTCCTAGGTATAGCATGACTACAAATGATGCTAGTACCAAAAACAAGAAGAGCGATACCGGTTCCCCAAGTGTTAGGTGGCCTAAACTGGTGAAAGGTGGTTTCAGTCCTGGTAGGACAGGGGAATCCACTCCTGCTAAGAAACCCAGATTAATTGAAGATGGTCCTGGTCCTCAAAAGAATTTAAGAGTGGCGAATGCTAAGAAGTTGGCTAAAGCAGCAAAAGCCAAAACCAtagcaaaaatgaaaaatgctaGTCAATCGCAATTGCAGAATGGAGCTGAAACAAACCTGTCAGCAGAGAACCGTGCTAGCTGCGAGACtgtgaaaaaaattaaagttaAAGGTGTGTGGATTCCTCCGAAAATGACAGTCATTGATACGCCTccggcagaaaaaaagaaagaggcagGATCCCAGGATCAGACATTAGTTTCCCCCCCAAGTGTTTCTCGCTTCCCTATGCCTGTCAGAGCACCACCTATTGTATCACCGTTACAGCCTTTATCAGTCATTGGTAGACGTCTGCTCAAGAACCAGTGTGGGGAGTGCGGACGTGTCCTCAGCAGCGTTGCCGCCCTGGAAAGCCACGTCAGTCTCCACAAAGGTCGTCGGCCTTTCTCATGCACGCTCTGTGGGAAGAACTTCCCAGACTCAAAATGTCTTAAACGGCATGGCCGGGTGCACCGCAATGGTAGGATCCATATCTGTCAGAAGTGCGGGAAGGGCTTTGTCTACAGTTTTGGCCTCACCAAACACCTCCAGATGGTGCACAGCAAGATTAAACCTTTCATCTGCCAGATCTGCAACAAGGGTTTCCTCACAAAACGAGATGTGGAAGCCCACATACGAATCCACACTGGAGAGAAACCATTCCATTGTGACCTCTGTGGAAGGACATTTACAAGGAGGGTAGAACTCAACGTGCATTTAAGGTGGCATAATGGAGAGAAGAGGCACTGGTGCCCATACTGTGGGAAAGGATTTTTAGACTTTAATAACCTGAAAAGGCACAAATATACCCACACGGGGGAGAAACCACATGCCTGCCCACACTGCCCCAAGCACTTCTCGCAGTCAGGCCACGTGAAAAAGCATGttaaaaatgtacataaaatCCAATGA